In Silene latifolia isolate original U9 population chromosome X, ASM4854445v1, whole genome shotgun sequence, the following proteins share a genomic window:
- the LOC141623591 gene encoding uncharacterized protein LOC141623591 isoform X1, with amino-acid sequence MRMVETGEKPSEEELDMVQEVIKEAVEEEEEKEEEEEKEKEAEEDMAREKEMAKETKVGAEDRYQAAEEEEEARKAVTQDEVEVVDDQTFFSTPKKGDCKVACRLFYLQGKQKVVVARGYVLAYDQLQQFKVHGIPLHDKCRKMEVSQLYKDAYGEVKASFPNEEITYLKEALSSYVQ; translated from the exons ATGAGAATggtggaaactggggaaaagccatcagaagaagagttggatatggttcaagaagtcataaaggaagcagtggaggaggaggaggagaaggaggaggaagaggaaaaagag aaggaagccgaggaggacatggcaagggagaaggaaatggcaaaggagactaaggtgggagccgaggatcgatatcaggcagctgaagaggaagaggaagccaggaaggccgtgacacaagATGAGGtagaggtagttgatgatcagacgttcttctcaacaccgaaaaag GGTGATTGTAAGGTGGCTTGTCGactgttctatttacaggggaaacagaaagttgttgttgctaGAGGATACGTGCTCGCTTACGACCAACTTCAACAatttaaggttcatggtataccccttcatGACAAATGCAGGAAaatggaagtgtcccaattatataaagacgcgtatggggaagtaaaagcatcatttcctaatgaggagatcacttatttgaaagaagccctaagttCTTATGTGCAATGA
- the LOC141623591 gene encoding uncharacterized protein LOC141623591 isoform X2 produces MRMVETGEKPSEEELDMVQEVIKEAVEEEEEKEEEEEKEEAEEDMAREKEMAKETKVGAEDRYQAAEEEEEARKAVTQDEVEVVDDQTFFSTPKKGDCKVACRLFYLQGKQKVVVARGYVLAYDQLQQFKVHGIPLHDKCRKMEVSQLYKDAYGEVKASFPNEEITYLKEALSSYVQ; encoded by the exons ATGAGAATggtggaaactggggaaaagccatcagaagaagagttggatatggttcaagaagtcataaaggaagcagtggaggaggaggaggagaaggaggaggaagaggaaaaagag gaagccgaggaggacatggcaagggagaaggaaatggcaaaggagactaaggtgggagccgaggatcgatatcaggcagctgaagaggaagaggaagccaggaaggccgtgacacaagATGAGGtagaggtagttgatgatcagacgttcttctcaacaccgaaaaag GGTGATTGTAAGGTGGCTTGTCGactgttctatttacaggggaaacagaaagttgttgttgctaGAGGATACGTGCTCGCTTACGACCAACTTCAACAatttaaggttcatggtataccccttcatGACAAATGCAGGAAaatggaagtgtcccaattatataaagacgcgtatggggaagtaaaagcatcatttcctaatgaggagatcacttatttgaaagaagccctaagttCTTATGTGCAATGA
- the LOC141623591 gene encoding uncharacterized protein LOC141623591 isoform X3: protein MRMVETGEKPSEEELDMVQEVIKEAVEEEEEKEEEEEKEKEAEEDMAREKEMAKETKVGAEDRYQAAEEEEEARKAVTQDEVEVVDDQTFFSTPKKGKQKVVVARGYVLAYDQLQQFKVHGIPLHDKCRKMEVSQLYKDAYGEVKASFPNEEITYLKEALSSYVQ, encoded by the exons ATGAGAATggtggaaactggggaaaagccatcagaagaagagttggatatggttcaagaagtcataaaggaagcagtggaggaggaggaggagaaggaggaggaagaggaaaaagag aaggaagccgaggaggacatggcaagggagaaggaaatggcaaaggagactaaggtgggagccgaggatcgatatcaggcagctgaagaggaagaggaagccaggaaggccgtgacacaagATGAGGtagaggtagttgatgatcagacgttcttctcaacaccgaaaaag gggaaacagaaagttgttgttgctaGAGGATACGTGCTCGCTTACGACCAACTTCAACAatttaaggttcatggtataccccttcatGACAAATGCAGGAAaatggaagtgtcccaattatataaagacgcgtatggggaagtaaaagcatcatttcctaatgaggagatcacttatttgaaagaagccctaagttCTTATGTGCAATGA